In the Staphylococcus condimenti genome, one interval contains:
- a CDS encoding YlbF family regulator, producing MINTEVIDVLDQVDKVSDMILNSDIYQAYTKARSVMNDDPEAAARYNEFMKNKIKYDEVMRFGKYHPDYQQVTRATRKSKRDYEMVPTVMAYKQMEVELQNLVDEVITIIATSISDHVKVEVGNPFFRTDMHGCSTGGTCQCKIHA from the coding sequence ATGATAAATACTGAAGTTATTGATGTGTTAGACCAAGTAGATAAAGTAAGTGATATGATTTTGAATTCAGACATTTATCAGGCATATACAAAAGCACGTTCAGTAATGAATGATGATCCTGAGGCTGCTGCACGTTATAATGAATTCATGAAAAATAAAATTAAATATGATGAAGTCATGCGTTTCGGGAAATATCATCCAGATTATCAACAAGTGACAAGAGCAACGCGTAAATCTAAACGTGATTACGAGATGGTTCCAACAGTTATGGCTTATAAACAAATGGAAGTAGAATTGCAGAACTTAGTAGATGAAGTTATCACGATTATAGCTACTTCAATTTCAGACCATGTAAAAGTTGAAGTAGGTAATCCATTCTTCAGAACAGATATGCATGGTTGCAGTACTGGCGGCACTTGCCAATGTAAAATTCATGCTTAA
- a CDS encoding ornithine cyclodeaminase family protein: MQVFSETLVEDNYKMSDAIRDIEKAFSHLEDINQAPRTVIPTGEGAKAMLYMPCVDLKQQLGTVKITSITPENPKSGKPTTQAQIVITNLENGEHEAIIDGSYLTRLRTGALSGIATKYMSNPDARILGMIGTGGMAFEQFLGNMEVRPIDKVLLYNRTTEKAESFKQRILKKYPDLEVIVTGDVSDLVKKSDIINCQTPSNEPVFNAEDVQPGTHINGIGSYQPSMKEIDYKIFPKADWVVVDDLDGVKEESGELIEANENGTFTFEEIDDELKTLSINNQKRKSEDAITVFKCVGAAYFDLAVAIGAYQKLNK; the protein is encoded by the coding sequence ATGCAAGTATTTTCAGAAACACTAGTTGAGGATAATTATAAAATGTCAGATGCGATAAGAGATATTGAAAAAGCATTTTCACATTTAGAAGATATCAATCAAGCACCACGAACGGTAATACCTACAGGCGAAGGAGCCAAAGCAATGCTGTATATGCCTTGTGTTGATTTAAAACAACAACTCGGCACAGTCAAGATTACTTCAATCACTCCTGAAAATCCTAAGTCAGGGAAGCCGACTACACAAGCTCAAATTGTCATCACTAATCTTGAAAATGGCGAACATGAAGCGATTATAGATGGGAGTTATTTAACAAGATTACGTACTGGCGCTTTAAGTGGCATTGCTACTAAATATATGAGCAACCCAGACGCTCGTATTTTAGGTATGATCGGTACAGGCGGTATGGCTTTTGAACAATTTTTGGGCAATATGGAAGTTCGACCTATAGATAAAGTTTTACTTTATAACCGTACAACAGAAAAAGCTGAATCTTTTAAACAACGTATTTTAAAAAAGTATCCAGATTTAGAAGTAATAGTGACTGGTGACGTCAGTGATTTAGTTAAAAAATCAGACATCATTAATTGCCAAACCCCTTCTAATGAACCGGTATTTAATGCAGAAGATGTTCAACCTGGTACACATATCAATGGCATCGGATCTTATCAACCTTCTATGAAAGAAATTGATTACAAAATTTTTCCTAAAGCAGATTGGGTAGTAGTCGACGACTTAGATGGTGTCAAAGAAGAATCTGGTGAATTAATTGAAGCCAATGAAAATGGAACTTTTACATTTGAAGAAATTGATGACGAATTAAAAACACTGTCTATTAATAATCAAAAACGCAAAAGCGAAGATGCAATTACCGTATTTAAATGTGTAGGTGCTGCTTATTTTGATTTAGCAGTAGCAATTGGTGCATATCAAAAATTGAATAAATGA
- a CDS encoding COX15/CtaA family protein, translated as MFKKRNLKWLSILATIIMAWVQLGGALVTKTGSANGCGASWPLCHGALLPQNLPIDTIIELSHRATSALSLIVVLWLVITAWKNIGYIKEVKPLCIISVGFLLIQALVGAAAVLWQQNDYVLALHFGISLISFSSVFVLTLLIFDVDQKYEANKVHIDRKLRIYTWTMAICLYVGIYTGALVRHTKSSMAYGSWPLPFADLIPHTEQDWVQLAHRTLALIASISVFLAFNYAIKHYHDNRTIRYGYTAALLLIILQIITGALSIFTHVNLLIALLHALIITFEFGLIAYFILLMLRTTRVEKVKNNAY; from the coding sequence TTGTTTAAAAAACGTAACCTTAAATGGTTATCAATTTTAGCAACGATTATTATGGCATGGGTACAATTAGGCGGCGCGTTGGTTACTAAAACGGGCTCGGCAAATGGTTGCGGGGCTTCTTGGCCTTTATGCCACGGCGCACTTTTACCGCAAAACTTGCCGATAGATACTATAATCGAACTCAGTCACAGAGCAACTTCTGCATTATCTTTAATCGTTGTATTATGGTTGGTAATTACAGCTTGGAAAAACATCGGGTATATTAAAGAAGTGAAACCTTTATGCATTATCAGTGTTGGATTCTTATTAATCCAAGCACTTGTTGGTGCTGCTGCAGTACTTTGGCAACAAAATGATTACGTACTTGCGCTACATTTTGGTATTTCACTTATTAGTTTCTCTTCAGTATTTGTCTTAACATTGCTTATTTTCGATGTAGACCAAAAATACGAAGCGAATAAAGTTCATATTGATCGTAAATTACGTATTTATACATGGACAATGGCAATTTGCCTTTATGTCGGAATTTATACAGGTGCTTTAGTACGTCACACTAAATCTTCTATGGCATATGGTTCTTGGCCGCTTCCATTTGCGGATTTAATTCCGCATACAGAGCAAGACTGGGTACAGCTTGCACACAGAACATTAGCATTAATTGCAAGTATCAGTGTTTTCCTAGCATTTAATTATGCCATCAAACACTATCACGACAACCGTACAATTCGTTACGGTTACACAGCAGCATTGTTATTAATCATCTTGCAAATTATTACAGGTGCTTTATCTATCTTCACACACGTGAATCTTTTAATCGCATTATTACATGCATTAATTATCACATTTGAGTTCGGCCTCATCGCCTACTTCATCTTGTTGATGTTGCGTACGACACGTGTTGAAAAAGTTAAAAATAATGCTTATTAA
- a CDS encoding CAP domain-containing protein — protein MRNLLIKVIGVLLLITFLIYLFYSPRLKFDVLENPNKKAPTKIEQTQKNNNQTENPKPKTGIGTWINNDISMLTKKFGQADRVYEYHDNFKNYVFRENNQYYIVTAKHNKIKSVYATGSKAEISPVKINENTSHIFENTSINPEPRIKADGKDYDLELSDEDMKTQMLIKYGDEYAQVYIDQQNNKVVGVRFLDAEALVLFNPYQMTKVSNGKTVENDHKEEPYEQNVNQLMTLYEVTNQVRNLKGLKPFKVNNDLGHIASVNLYESTNNKSVEFTEGALKQQLDERGIDFKSVGQNVGYDFNDVPTLLHSWLNSDTHRSRLLNTQYTEMGGDVMDGYYTLIFIDE, from the coding sequence ATGAGGAATTTACTTATTAAAGTTATCGGTGTGCTATTGCTTATAACTTTTCTTATTTATTTATTTTATTCACCTCGGCTGAAATTTGATGTTTTGGAAAATCCAAATAAGAAAGCGCCGACGAAAATAGAGCAAACTCAAAAAAATAATAATCAAACCGAAAATCCTAAGCCTAAAACAGGTATAGGAACTTGGATTAATAATGATATTAGTATGTTAACGAAAAAATTTGGACAGGCTGACCGTGTTTATGAATACCACGATAATTTTAAAAATTATGTTTTTAGAGAGAATAATCAATATTATATTGTAACTGCTAAACATAATAAAATTAAATCTGTTTATGCTACAGGCAGCAAAGCTGAAATCTCACCTGTTAAAATTAATGAAAATACATCACATATTTTTGAAAATACCAGTATTAACCCTGAGCCTCGGATTAAGGCAGATGGTAAGGACTATGATTTAGAGCTTTCTGATGAAGATATGAAGACACAGATGCTTATCAAATATGGAGACGAATACGCGCAAGTCTACATAGACCAGCAAAATAATAAAGTCGTGGGTGTTCGATTCTTAGATGCTGAAGCACTAGTTTTATTTAACCCTTACCAAATGACGAAAGTGTCTAATGGAAAAACTGTAGAAAATGATCACAAAGAAGAGCCGTACGAACAAAATGTAAACCAATTGATGACATTGTATGAGGTTACAAATCAAGTTAGAAATCTAAAAGGACTCAAGCCATTTAAAGTTAATAATGATTTAGGTCATATTGCCTCTGTGAACTTGTATGAAAGTACGAATAATAAAAGTGTTGAATTTACTGAAGGTGCTTTAAAACAGCAACTTGATGAAAGAGGTATCGACTTTAAATCTGTCGGTCAAAACGTTGGTTATGATTTCAATGATGTACCGACATTATTACACAGTTGGTTAAACTCTGATACTCACCGTTCTCGCTTATTGAACACTCAATATACCGAAATGGGCGGAGATGTTATGGATGGTTATTATACATTGATATTTATTGATGAATAA
- a CDS encoding DUF420 domain-containing protein, which yields MSLPILPTISTSCIQICAVLVAIGWYLIRKGKIEAHKKVMLTAAFFALTFFIIYASRTFFIGNTAFGGPDWLKGPYTFFLVFHIILSTVGGLLGLTQIITAFKDKFNIHRKMGPIAAIVWFCTAFTGIIVYILLYVMYPGGETTSLFKATFGF from the coding sequence ATGAGCCTACCTATATTACCGACTATCAGCACAAGTTGTATCCAAATCTGTGCCGTTTTGGTAGCAATTGGCTGGTATTTGATTAGAAAAGGTAAAATCGAAGCGCATAAAAAAGTAATGTTGACTGCTGCATTCTTTGCACTGACATTCTTTATTATTTATGCAAGCCGAACTTTCTTTATCGGCAACACTGCTTTTGGTGGACCGGACTGGTTGAAAGGACCGTATACGTTCTTCTTAGTTTTCCATATTATTTTGTCTACTGTTGGCGGTTTGCTTGGTTTGACTCAAATCATTACAGCTTTTAAAGACAAATTCAACATTCATAGAAAAATGGGGCCTATTGCAGCGATTGTATGGTTCTGTACTGCTTTCACTGGTATTATCGTATACATTTTATTATATGTTATGTACCCGGGTGGAGAAACAACTTCATTATTTAAAGCTACATTTGGTTTTTAA
- the cyoE gene encoding heme o synthase produces MDKGQTLSQTSGRVTFKELKAIIKMGLVQGNLIPAFAGSWLAIVLANHSFLSSIPQILLMLIGSTLIMGGACALNNYYDQDIDRIMPSKQGRPTVNDRISNKNLLILSFGMMVIGEIALFILNIPSGVIGLMGIIGYVSFYSIWSKRHTTWNTVIGAFPGAVPPVIGWTAIEGQLSMTAIALFLVIFCWQPIHFYALAIKRQDEYSAANIPMLPSVKGFNRTRIGMFVWLILLLPLPFLLSDLGPVFIGLATLLNLGWIYLGLTSYKKKSDHMKWATLMFVYSLNYLVLFFALVVIISLINMI; encoded by the coding sequence ATGGATAAAGGACAAACTTTGTCGCAAACTTCTGGGCGCGTTACCTTCAAAGAATTAAAGGCGATTATTAAAATGGGACTCGTCCAAGGTAACCTGATTCCTGCATTTGCGGGTTCATGGCTTGCAATTGTATTGGCGAATCATTCCTTCCTATCATCTATACCGCAAATTTTGTTGATGCTGATTGGTTCAACACTTATCATGGGAGGCGCATGTGCACTCAATAACTATTATGACCAAGATATTGACCGCATTATGCCTAGTAAACAAGGAAGACCAACGGTAAATGACAGAATTTCAAATAAAAATTTATTGATTTTAAGTTTTGGAATGATGGTTATTGGAGAAATTGCATTATTTATTCTTAATATACCATCAGGCGTAATCGGTTTAATGGGAATTATCGGTTATGTATCGTTTTACTCAATCTGGTCTAAACGACACACAACTTGGAATACTGTGATTGGAGCATTTCCAGGAGCAGTACCGCCAGTGATCGGATGGACAGCAATCGAGGGACAACTAAGCATGACGGCTATTGCCTTATTCTTAGTCATTTTCTGCTGGCAACCGATCCATTTCTATGCATTAGCGATTAAACGCCAAGATGAATATTCAGCAGCGAATATTCCAATGTTACCATCTGTAAAAGGATTTAATCGTACAAGAATCGGTATGTTCGTTTGGTTGATTTTATTATTGCCTTTACCATTCTTATTAAGTGATTTAGGTCCTGTATTTATTGGATTGGCAACACTTTTAAACTTAGGTTGGATTTATTTAGGACTTACAAGTTATAAAAAGAAATCTGATCATATGAAATGGGCAACGCTAATGTTTGTTTATTCACTAAATTATTTAGTGCTATTTTTCGCATTAGTTGTTATAATTTCTTTAATCAATATGATTTAA
- the coaD gene encoding pantetheine-phosphate adenylyltransferase, producing the protein MTESKAVIPGSFDPITYGHVDIIERVAQRFDEIHICVLKNSNKEGTFTVEERMALIEASVADIPNVEVHQFNGLLVDFCDEVGAKTIIRGLRAVSDFEYELRLTSMNKKLNSDVETLYMMTSTNYSFISSSVVKEVAQYKADISEFVPEPVEKALKEKFGK; encoded by the coding sequence ATGACTGAATCTAAAGCAGTAATACCAGGGAGTTTTGATCCGATTACATACGGACACGTGGATATTATCGAAAGAGTCGCACAGCGTTTTGATGAAATTCATATTTGTGTTTTAAAAAACAGTAATAAGGAAGGGACGTTTACTGTTGAAGAACGTATGGCTTTAATTGAAGCCTCTGTTGCAGATATCCCAAATGTTGAAGTTCATCAATTTAATGGGTTATTAGTTGATTTTTGCGATGAAGTGGGCGCAAAAACAATTATTAGAGGCTTGCGTGCGGTCAGTGACTTTGAATATGAGTTACGCTTAACTTCTATGAATAAAAAGTTGAATAGTGACGTCGAAACACTATATATGATGACAAGCACGAATTATTCATTTATCAGTTCAAGTGTGGTCAAAGAAGTTGCGCAATACAAAGCTGATATTTCAGAGTTTGTACCTGAACCTGTGGAAAAAGCTTTAAAAGAAAAGTTTGGTAAATAA
- a CDS encoding glycerophosphodiester phosphodiesterase — MVKISRLLRNSAAGAAGIFSGLILYSKFKGRPESHPIPPFFTHKKHYIFAHRGGMALRPELTKLAFDTAQDYEVDGFETDVRVTRDEQLIVFHDAEVDRTTNGSGKVSEHRLDEIQRLDAGYHFKDINNDTPYRNHPDAKVMTFDELLETYPEMLINVDLKDHPDSMEGQIAPELIYESIVSHNAQNRVLVTSFYQEQIRRFNEISLGTVAIGASEEEVTVGLTKFFTGLGNMFEVQANTFQMPTTYHNIPLTSQRLISWLNSRNIVPGYYGVNSIDLMSDLFNKGVHTVVTDRPDLAFQYRQNQVQK, encoded by the coding sequence ATGGTAAAAATAAGTAGATTACTCAGAAACAGCGCAGCAGGAGCTGCCGGTATTTTCAGCGGTCTTATCTTATATTCAAAATTCAAAGGTCGTCCAGAATCACATCCTATTCCACCATTTTTCACGCACAAAAAACATTATATCTTCGCACACCGTGGCGGGATGGCATTACGTCCTGAATTAACTAAACTTGCATTTGATACAGCACAAGACTATGAAGTTGATGGTTTTGAAACTGACGTGCGCGTTACACGCGATGAGCAATTAATTGTTTTTCACGATGCTGAAGTCGATCGCACCACTAACGGTTCAGGCAAAGTCAGCGAACATCGTTTAGATGAAATCCAACGTTTAGATGCAGGATATCATTTTAAAGATATCAATAATGATACACCTTATCGCAATCATCCAGATGCAAAAGTAATGACATTTGATGAATTATTAGAAACTTATCCAGAAATGTTAATTAACGTTGACTTAAAAGACCACCCTGATTCTATGGAAGGACAAATTGCTCCAGAATTAATTTATGAATCAATTGTAAGTCATAATGCTCAAAATCGTGTGCTAGTAACTAGCTTTTATCAAGAACAAATACGTCGTTTCAATGAAATCAGTTTAGGCACAGTAGCAATTGGTGCTAGTGAAGAGGAAGTAACAGTAGGCCTTACTAAATTCTTTACTGGTCTAGGCAATATGTTCGAAGTTCAAGCCAATACTTTCCAAATGCCTACAACTTATCATAATATACCATTAACATCACAGCGCTTAATTAGCTGGTTGAATTCACGCAACATCGTCCCTGGTTATTATGGCGTTAACAGTATTGATTTAATGAGCGATCTCTTTAATAAAGGTGTTCATACAGTTGTTACAGATCGTCCTGATTTGGCATTCCAATATCGTCAAAATCAAGTTCAAAAATAA
- a CDS encoding YceD family protein encodes MKWSITQLRKYQGKPFEFDQTVNFNHLIDKLGLIDLSDIRVKGELDVKSNEVVADMHITGEYTMEDARTLEPVKVPIDVETTEIFDLEGHEYSDDEDDENENYHLALSGMIDLRDIAEELVIIEKPIRAVADDSSFDDMLQEGQGWEVIDEDQLEQNEQADEGSKKVDPRLQKLQQFYDEKQ; translated from the coding sequence ATGAAATGGTCAATAACGCAATTAAGAAAATATCAAGGTAAGCCTTTTGAATTTGATCAAACTGTAAATTTTAATCATTTAATTGATAAATTAGGACTCATTGATTTGTCCGATATCCGAGTTAAGGGTGAGCTTGATGTCAAATCAAATGAAGTTGTTGCAGACATGCATATCACTGGTGAATATACGATGGAAGATGCTCGTACACTAGAACCGGTCAAAGTACCGATTGACGTTGAAACAACTGAAATTTTTGATTTAGAAGGTCATGAATACAGTGACGATGAAGATGATGAAAATGAAAATTATCATCTCGCGTTAAGCGGAATGATTGATTTACGTGATATTGCAGAAGAGCTTGTCATCATAGAAAAGCCTATCCGAGCAGTGGCTGACGACAGCAGTTTCGATGATATGCTGCAAGAAGGCCAAGGTTGGGAAGTTATTGACGAAGACCAATTAGAACAAAATGAACAAGCAGATGAAGGTTCTAAGAAAGTCGATCCAAGGCTTCAAAAATTACAACAATTTTATGATGAAAAGCAATAG
- a CDS encoding DUF7147 family protein, whose translation MKQSFIVLGEGLTDLFEFKTLIEYNHKRINRIVFFNSPDSQKRLSSAAIIMNPTEGNYFQAMYIMVNAFKNPHPEDNKKSEMIRTWANQYDLTLNELDVKSTDDFHDLELYFNYLIGVLRLYRWIPPLQ comes from the coding sequence TTGAAACAATCATTTATCGTTTTAGGTGAAGGACTCACCGACTTATTCGAATTCAAAACACTTATCGAATATAACCACAAAAGAATCAATCGCATTGTATTCTTTAACAGTCCCGATTCACAAAAAAGGCTCAGTTCTGCGGCTATTATTATGAACCCGACAGAAGGCAATTATTTCCAAGCTATGTATATTATGGTGAACGCCTTCAAAAATCCACATCCAGAAGACAACAAAAAATCTGAAATGATTCGCACTTGGGCGAATCAATACGACTTAACACTCAATGAATTAGACGTTAAATCTACAGATGACTTCCATGATTTGGAACTTTATTTCAATTACTTAATTGGTGTCTTACGACTTTATCGCTGGATTCCACCTTTGCAATAA
- a CDS encoding nucleotidyltransferase encodes MKCAALITEYNPFHNGHVYHAQQARQIADADVTIAIMSGQFVMRGEPAVYNKFLRTQMALSTCDLVVELPAYAALSAGEYFAEVGVKVADYMNADALVFGSESGSIQAFEELALQINHIEEHPEFQIKLREGKSYPRIISELLGEPPLLQTPNNILGLSYVQAILKSAPAIQPFSIQRHKTEHHNQAISDNQFASGTAIRHALNTDDKMWQHVVPNSIQELYTKPHLTMNQLFPYLKYKILSTSSDDLRDIHTISEGFEHRLKSSISESNSIEQLMIQLKTKRYTFTRIQRMLMNVLLNFKQQDKPNKLNAVRILGMNETGQRYLKQLKKDFPDRRYITNVNKTTAAYFQSEIQATEIYNLISGQTQTDFNTPVIRVKNNEH; translated from the coding sequence ATGAAATGCGCTGCATTAATTACTGAATACAACCCTTTCCATAACGGACATGTTTATCATGCACAACAAGCCCGTCAAATCGCAGATGCAGATGTGACGATAGCAATTATGAGCGGCCAATTTGTTATGCGCGGAGAACCTGCTGTTTACAACAAATTTTTACGCACACAAATGGCACTTTCAACTTGTGACTTAGTTGTCGAACTGCCAGCATATGCAGCCTTATCAGCCGGCGAATATTTTGCAGAAGTCGGTGTCAAAGTTGCTGATTACATGAATGCTGATGCACTAGTATTCGGAAGTGAATCAGGCAGTATACAAGCATTCGAAGAACTTGCCTTACAAATCAACCATATCGAAGAACACCCAGAATTTCAAATAAAGCTGCGAGAAGGCAAAAGTTATCCAAGAATTATCAGTGAACTATTAGGAGAACCTCCCCTCCTGCAAACACCAAATAATATTTTAGGACTGTCTTACGTGCAGGCTATTTTAAAATCAGCACCCGCAATTCAACCTTTTTCCATACAAAGACATAAAACAGAACATCATAATCAAGCAATCAGTGACAATCAATTCGCAAGCGGCACAGCAATCAGACATGCACTTAATACAGATGATAAGATGTGGCAGCACGTTGTACCTAATTCCATTCAAGAGCTTTATACAAAACCGCATTTAACTATGAATCAACTTTTTCCATATTTAAAATATAAAATATTGAGTACTTCATCAGATGATTTACGAGACATTCATACAATAAGTGAAGGCTTTGAACACCGTTTGAAATCAAGTATCAGTGAATCTAATAGCATTGAACAGTTAATGATCCAACTCAAAACCAAGCGTTATACTTTTACCCGAATTCAACGCATGCTAATGAATGTTTTATTAAATTTCAAACAACAAGATAAGCCGAATAAGCTTAATGCCGTTCGCATTTTGGGCATGAATGAAACAGGACAACGTTACTTGAAACAATTGAAAAAGGATTTTCCAGATCGTCGTTATATAACTAATGTAAACAAAACAACCGCTGCTTACTTTCAATCTGAAATTCAAGCTACTGAAATTTATAACTTAATCTCTGGTCAAACACAAACGGATTTCAATACACCTGTTATTAGGGTAAAGAATAATGAACATTGA
- a CDS encoding DUF2129 domain-containing protein: MTEIIPRTSLIIYLKHMKHERHIRKYGHIIYSNRQRKYVIMYINENDADRIVNRLMKLKYVRQIDGSPYKYLKKTYEKEKYEIN; encoded by the coding sequence ATGACAGAAATCATACCTAGAACAAGTTTGATTATCTATCTTAAACATATGAAACATGAACGTCATATACGAAAATATGGTCATATTATTTACAGTAATCGTCAACGTAAATATGTCATCATGTATATTAATGAAAATGATGCTGATCGTATTGTAAACCGGCTCATGAAATTAAAATATGTGCGCCAAATTGATGGCTCACCTTATAAATATTTAAAGAAAACGTATGAAAAAGAAAAATACGAAATCAATTAA
- the rsmD gene encoding 16S rRNA (guanine(966)-N(2))-methyltransferase RsmD yields the protein MRVIAGKHKSKALESLEGRNTRPTMDKVKEGIFNSLHEVSGIGLDLFAGSGGLGIEALSRGMDEMIFVDQNFKAVKIIKNNLKNLDLTKQSEVYKNNADRALKALAKREIQFDIIFLDPPYQKGLIDDALAKIEEFNLLKKSGIIVCEFNHKENIDTQSFEVIKRYHYGLTDTMLLEKGERDD from the coding sequence ATGAGAGTCATTGCTGGCAAGCATAAAAGTAAAGCTTTAGAGAGTTTAGAAGGCAGAAACACACGTCCGACAATGGATAAAGTCAAAGAAGGTATTTTCAATAGTCTGCATGAAGTATCAGGTATCGGCTTGGACTTGTTTGCGGGAAGCGGCGGTTTAGGTATAGAAGCACTTTCTCGCGGTATGGATGAAATGATTTTCGTAGATCAAAATTTTAAAGCTGTTAAAATCATAAAAAATAATTTGAAAAATTTAGATTTAACGAAGCAATCTGAAGTATACAAAAATAATGCGGATCGTGCATTAAAAGCATTAGCTAAACGTGAGATTCAATTTGACATTATCTTTTTAGATCCTCCCTATCAAAAAGGGTTGATAGATGATGCATTAGCTAAAATTGAGGAGTTTAACTTATTGAAGAAAAGTGGTATCATCGTTTGTGAGTTTAACCATAAAGAAAATATTGATACACAATCATTTGAGGTTATTAAGCGTTATCATTATGGGTTAACAGATACTATGCTATTAGAAAAAGGAGAACGTGATGACTGA